In the genome of Candidatus Neomarinimicrobiota bacterium, the window TTCATAAGGTGGAGAATGAAAAACTAGCTTAAATCCATCTTCTTCCTGTAAATAGATAAATATAGAACTTCCATCTTCAGTGCCAAAGTTTACAATTAAATCATTCACACTATCTTGATTGATATCTAGTGATTGAGGCATACTGGGCCAGTCATCATGATACCAATTAGATTTTAAAACAATATTATATTCTTGATCAAGAACGAGGAAATTCCAGTTAGTAAAATCCTTCCGGATTATTTGTCCGTAATTAACTATGAAGTAATTCGGCAACTCCTCAAGCTTGTAGACGCTATAACAACAAACACTTGAATCTGATAAAACGTGATTCTGTTTAATCCTGGCCAACTCATCTTGCTCAATTTTCCCTATTAATTCTATTTGCGGTAATGATTCCTCGACCTGTTGCCCCGTTATTGCGGCCTGATTATTAGAGCTATAAATAGAAACTATAAAAAAGATAAATATTGGATGAAAAAGACAGCTTATTTTCAAAATCATTAACTTGTTTCCTTTCTTCGATATTGTTAAACCATCTGCACATAGTTGTTACATAATGGATTTATAATTACTACCCATAGACTTATCACCTATAAATACACGCTAGTTTCACTTTAACCTTGGCTTATAACAAGACAAATTTCTTTCTCAAGCATTTACACCTTAGGTTCATCTATCTTAGTTCTGCCAACTCTTTTTCCAACACCTTAAGAATATGTTCCATTTGTTCCTCTTGTAGGGCTTTAACGTCAGTGATTGGGATTGGCCTCCTCCCCTCTTGATTTCACTATACGGTAAAGGCCATGTTTGCTTGCCACCTGGGTCCACATACTTTAGCGGATTATCCAACCCGTACACGTACGGGCTCCAGCCGGGGTAGTCCTGCCACAGGGGGTCTGTTTGGGCAAAACGCCCCGCCGGGGATCGTCCCGTAGGGATTCCTTCGGGATAGTACCGCGCCCCGAAGTAGTACAGGCCGAATTCGGTGTCCTCTTCTTTTCTACTGCCCCTCAGTGGCCCTTTTTAGTACCGGTCCCTTCCCAACCATACCGCCATCTCGCCCTTACCACGGTGCGCCCAAGCGTAGTAAGGAATCACCATAAAGTCCTGTTCCGACTTTGCCAGCAGGTTGCCGTCAGCGTCATATTGGGCACC includes:
- a CDS encoding RHS repeat-associated core domain-containing protein, which codes for MRGSRKEEDTEFGLYYFGARYYPEGIPTGRSPAGRFAQTDPLWQDYPGWSPYVYGLDNPLKYVDPGGKQTWPLPYSEIKRGGGQSQSLTLKPYKRNKWNIFLRCWKKSWQN